Proteins co-encoded in one Papaver somniferum cultivar HN1 chromosome 5, ASM357369v1, whole genome shotgun sequence genomic window:
- the LOC113280235 gene encoding transcription initiation factor TFIID subunit 11-like, which translates to MARTKQTARLANEIINLVDTVKATKECSRTSKKSKPPDKKMAPIRCNKNKKDKNVLVTPPSRPPHNPKYLNAGLLRGKTPSEVALNIREPREPCDDSSVSSSSSSAAISTTPNDEELEVAEYEELEVGEYDAYDDEEDGDQGNGGNGGNGGNGGDRLNGGNEVAEIEEEEDQEDDGNDGNGKERNDGSGGDDDDDDDEEEEEIQEDGEDVAQPQQ; encoded by the exons atgGCACGTACTAAGCAGACTGCGAGACTAGCCAATGAAATTATCAATCTCGTTGATACTGTTAAAGCGACGAAGGAGTGTTCGAGaacaagcaagaaatcaaaaCCTCCGGACAAAAAAATGGCTCCCATTAGATG TAACAAGAATAAAAAGGATAAGAATGTCTTGGTAACTCCTCCATCCAGACCTCCCCACAACCCAAAATACCTAAATGCGGGTCTATTACGAGGAAAAACACCGAGCGAGGTAGCCTTAAATATCCGCGAACCTAGAGAACCATGTGATGATTCCTCTgtatcatcgtcttcatcatctgctGCTATATCTACAACCCCAAACGATGAAGAATTAGAAGTCGCGGAATATGAAGAATTAGAAGTAGGTGAATATGATgcttatgatgatgaggaggatggtgatCAAGGTAATGGTGGTAATGGAGGAAATGGTGGTAATGGTGGCGATAGATTGAATGGTGGTAATGAGGTGGCAGAGATTGAGGAAGAGGAGGATCAAG aggatgatggtaatgatggAAATGGTAAGGAAAGAAATGATGGTAGTggcggtgatgatgatgatgatgatgatgaggaggaggaggagattcaGGAGGATGGGGAGGATGTTGCGCAACCACAGCAATAG
- the LOC113280234 gene encoding protein MAINTENANCE OF MERISTEMS-like translates to MRLQLTRLPGGKVRGKPKDGSKDHKNATRLFRHQSSYAKMKKWPLEGECPRVRVIVENSGLYVVVQNSVIVYDKDAVSCLTERFYGEVDAFQFPFGEMALIPEDAEQILGLQVEGKSTEDKFKKNLDWKKIYELTEKLFGWDEKKTYGLFVMGKKYPKKEFKLIKIRKMYAGSLEKDGDNELLSDFEIRATTAAYLLYVLASVIFLDSKGNRVSVNLLQLLDTLEEVSRYSWGTATLAHLNAQLAKASRERTSQMNGNLALLQVWIYEHFPSLIKSDEDIQLQPTWNNTKPKETRYKYTGPQDKEEAQKLKVLSMRRKLDNMTVKESMYNPHRVMRQLGYIQDSPDEDYVPPFKYKLRKCKAEKKALVVAYDPEPKTEHWNNRHLGTSRVEISWWENVNEGHEVTDDYMPWYEGFSHGRVIRIDQTTGRRSNKASSAASTADTRDDSSIFKLVRERMKIFMKSFCCKADKGEVIEPEPSRMYAEYCQHIENPQAKKMFADLEKQCKRTRRTTSQLTQELAQNGDVDDQGSGEDGGSQRGSPGQGYSKKSRTSSTQGSQRGRGGGRGQGGSSE, encoded by the exons ATGCGTTTGCAGCTTACTCGTCTACCCGGCGGAAAAGTCAGAGGTAAACCTAAAGATGGAAGTAAG gatcataagaatgccACACGTCTATTTAGACACCAATCTTCTTatgcaaaaatgaaaaaatggccCCTAGAAGGTGAATGTCCAAGAGTGAGAGTCATTGTTGAAAACTCAGGTTTGTATGTTGTCGTTCAAAACTCTGTGATTGTATATGACAAGGATGCAGTATCATGTTTGACTGAGAGGTTTTACGGCGAAGTCGATGCATTCCAATtcccttttggagagatggcatTGATTCCCGAAGACGCAGAACAGATTCTAGGATTGCAGGTTGAGGGTAAATCGACAGAAGACAAGTTCAAGAAGAACCTAGATTGGAAGAAAATTTATGAATTGACGGAGAAGTTGTTTGGATGGGATGAAAAGAAGACGTATGGCCTCTTTGTGATGGGAAAGAAGTACCCAAAGAAAGAGTTTAAACTTATTAAGATTAGAAAGATGTATGCGGGGTCACTTGAGAAAGATGGAGACAATGAACTACTCTCTGATTTTGAAATTCGTGCGACAACAGCCGCATACTTGTTGTATGTCCTTGCTTCGGTTATATTTCTCGATAGCAAAGGAAACAGAGTCAGCGTCAACCTTCTTCAACTTTTGGATACCTTGGAGGAGGTGAGTAGGTATTCGTGGGGGACTGCCACATTAGCACATTTGAACGCTCAGCTAGCAAAGGCATCCCGGGAAAGAACTTCTCAAATGAACGGGAACTTGGCTTTACTTCAG GTGTGGATTTACGAGCATTTCCCCTCATTGATCAAAAGCGATGAAGACATCCAATTGCAACCAACATGGAACAATACTAAACCAAAAGAAACCCGATACAAGTACACTGGACCTCAGGATAAGGAGGAAGCGCAGAAGTTGAAGGTGTTATCCATGCGCCGAAAATTGGACAACATGACAGTCAAAGAG TCAATGTACAATCCGCATAGAGTAATGCGTCAGCTTGGGTATATTCAAGATTCACCCGATGAGGATTATGTACCACCCTTCAAATATAAATTAAGGAAATGCAAGGCGGAAAAAAAGGCGTTGGTTGTTGCTTATGATCCTGAGCCTAAGACTGAGCATTGGAATAATAGGCATTTGGGTACTAGTAGGGTAGAAATCTCTTGGTGGGAGAATGTTAATGAAGGTCATGAGGTAACCGATGATTACATGCCATGGTATGAAGGCTTCTCCCACGGTCGAGTCATTAGGATTGATCAGACTACGGGTAGGAGGAGCAACAAAGCATCTTCCGCTGCTTCTACAGCCGACACTAGAGATGACTCTTCCATTTTTAAGCTTGTG AGGGAACGAATGAAGATTTTTATGAAGTCGTTTTGCTGCAAAGCCGACAAAGGAGAAGTCATAGAACCTGAGCCAAGTCGCATGTATGCTGAGTACTGCCAACACATTGAAAATCCACAAGCAAAGAAAATGTTCGCTGATCTGGAAAAGCAATGTAAGAGGACAAGGAGAACAACTAGCCAACTAACACAAGAACTTGCTCAAAATGGAGATGTTGATGATCAAGGtagtggagaagatggtggttctCAAAGGGGCAGTCCTGGACAAGGTTATTCAAAGAAAAGTCGGACATCATCAACTCAGGGAAGTCAGAGAGGTCGAGGCGGAGGTCGAGGTCAAGGTGGTAGTAGTGAGTGA